A portion of the Glandiceps talaboti chromosome 13, keGlaTala1.1, whole genome shotgun sequence genome contains these proteins:
- the LOC144444540 gene encoding DDB1- and CUL4-associated factor 13-like: MKVKVLSRNPDHYVRETKNDIHRVPRNYDPALHPFEAAREYTRALNATKLERVFAKPFLGSLDGHRDGIHCMCKHPSSLLTLISGSCDGEIRVWDLARRHCRRTITAHTGFVRGLCVRPQGDSFFSVGDDHTIKQWSMEPPGYGVEEEPINTILGKTVYISVDHHWKDAIFATCGQQVDIWDESRTDPIRSFTWGTDSIQSVKFNPVETHILGSCAADRNIVLYDMRGSSPLRKIILEMKTNTIAWNPMEAFMFTAANEDHNLYTFDMRRLDMPVNVHMDHVSAVLDVDYAPTGKEFVSGSFDKTIRIFPYDKGHSREVYHTKRMQQVSCVKWSMDNKYILSGSDETNIRVWKARASEKLGVMRPREEAAAVYSDKLKEKFKHFPQVKRISRHRHVPRLVYTERKTIREQKESKRRKESNRRKHSKPGAVPFVPERKKHVVAEVQ, encoded by the exons ttcCTAGAAACTATGATCCAGCTCTACATCCATTTGAAGCTGCCAGAGAATACACTAGGGCACTAAATGCTACTAAGCTAGAAAGAGTATTTGCCAAGCCATTCCTCGGTTCACTGGACGGACACAGAGATGGAATTCACTGTATGTGTAAACACCCTAGCAGTCTTTTAACATTGATATCAGGGAGTTGTGATGGAGAG ataagAGTTTGGGATTTAGCTCGACGTCACTGTAGGAGAACGATCACGGCACATACTGGTTTTGTTAGAGGTTTATGTGTCAGACCACAGGGTGATAGTTTTTTCTCA GTTGGCGATGACCACACTATAAAACAATGGAGCATGGAACCACCTGGGTATGGAGTTGAGGAAGAACCAATCAATACAATACTTGGAAAG ACTGTATACATCTCTGTAGACCATCACTGGAAGGACGCTATCTTTGCGACTTGTGGTCAGCAAGTTGATATCTGGGATGAGAGTAGAACAGACCCAATCAGATCATTTACCTGGGGTACAGATAGTATACAAAGTGTTAAATTCAATCCTGTAGAG ACCCACATACTTGGCAGTTGTGCAGCTGATAGAAATATAGTTTTATATGACATGAGAGGTTCATCACCTTTAAGGAAGATTATCTTGGAAATGAAAACTAACACTATAGCCTGGAATCCTATGGAAGCATTCATGTTTACTGCAGCTAATGAAGATCACAA TTTGTATACCTTTGATATGAGGCGACTTGATATGCCTGTCAATGTACATATGGACCATGTATCAGCTGTACTAGACGTAGACTATGCACCGACTGGCAAAGAGTTTGTATCTGGTAGTTTTGATAAAACAATCAGGATATTCCCATACGACAAAGGTCACAGTAG AGAGGTGTACCACACAAAGAGAATGCAGCAGGTATCATGTGTGAAATGGTCCATGGATAACAAGTATATTTTATCAGGCTCTGATGAAACAAATATCCGTGTGTGGAAAGCTAGGGCCTCGGAAAAGCTAGGAGTG ATGAGACCAAGGGAAGAGGCAGCAGCTGTATACAGTGATAAACTGAAAGAAAAGTTCAAACATTTCCCACAAGTGAAAAGAATATCACGTCACAGACATGTACCAAGATTAGTTTACACAGAACGTAAAACTATCCGTGAACAGAAAGAATCCAAGAGGAGAAA GGAGTCCAACAGACGGAAGCACAGCAAACCAGGAGCTGTTCCTTTTGTACCGGAAAGGAAGAAACATGTAGTAGCTGAGGTCCAGTAA
- the LOC144444315 gene encoding heparan sulfate glucosamine 3-O-sulfotransferase 5-like yields the protein MATTMCTKKRMACRTGVFLYLVLSLVSTVLCFNEFELIQPKYDAITDDSKYDIDAYVKSKFSKSCYEAKPGDLTERILRSTKDLKDRNCAQRLPQAIIIGVRKCYSGRLLQFLRFHPSIEMRSDLVPLDLFSGAYDNTLELYRKQMPFTTDRQLTIEKTPEYFIVPHDVPKITHDLIDPNIKVIAVVCDPVRRAIADYVRVKTGRDSEYGSQLIGNTFEETVLQAEREGHVNHLNALIDSGLYFKHFLRWLHYFPQEQMYLLDSKLLTINPAIELKKVEDFLGLPPYFEESHFSFDEKSGHYCIIFPQKVCLQGSSGKQPKKPNVDDDTLKTLYEFFAPYDRSLSSAFGQKLTWTDNKYNEDWDN from the coding sequence ATGGCGACCACTATGTGTACGAAAAAACGAATGGCTTGTCGTACAGGAGTTTTCCTGTATTTGGTGTTATCACTCGTGTCAACCGTTCTTTGTTTTAACGAGTTCGAACTGATTCAGCCCAAATACGACGCAATTACTGATGATAGCAAATATGACATTGATGCTTATGTCAAATCTAAATTTTCTAAATCTTGCTATGAAGCGAAACCTGGCGACCTGACCGAGCGCATTTTGCGAAGTACCAAAGACCTGAAAGACCGCAATTGTGCCCAGAGACTACCCCAGGCGATCATTATCGGAGTGCGTAAGTGTTACTCTGGACGACTGCTTCAGTTTTTACGTTTCCATCCATCGATAGAGATGCGATCTGATCTTGTACCCCTTGACCTTTTCAGTGGTGCGTATGACAACACGTTAGAGCTTTATCGAAAACAAATGCCGTTTACCACTGATCGTCAGCTGACTATCGAGAAGACACCAGAATATTTCATAGTTCCACACGATGTTCCAAAAATAACACACGATCTCATTGACCCAAATATAAAAGTCATCGCTGTTGTCTGCGATCCAGTACGAAGAGCCATTGCTGATTACGTACGAGTGAAAACAGGTCGGGATAGCGAGTACGGTAGCCAGCTAATCGGCAACACTTTCGAAGAGACCGTACTACAAGCCGAAAGAGAGGGACACGTGAACCATCTCAATGCTTTGATCGACAGCGGTCTCTACTTCAAGCACTTCTTACGTTGGCTTCACTACTTTCCTCAGGAGCAAATGTACCTTCTTGATAGCAAACTCCTTACGATCAACCCTGCCATCGAGTTAAAGAAGGTGGAAGATTTCCTTGGCCTCCCTCCTTACTTCGAAGAATCTCATTTTTCCTTCGATGAAAAGTCCGGTCACTACTGCATCATTTTCCCACAAAAAGTATGTCTCCAAGGGTCCAGTGGCAAACAACCAAAGAAACCAAATGTTGATGACGATACATTGAAAACCCTGTACGAATTCTTTGCCCCCTACGACCGCTCCTTATCGAGTGCCTTCGGACAAAAGCTGACCTGGACAGATAATAAGTACAACGAAGATTGGGATAATTAA